A window of Streptomyces sp. NBC_01689 genomic DNA:
GGATCGGCGGAGTGTACGGAAGGGTGCCCCGCGGCCGGTGGATGAGTCCGGGGGCGAGCGGCGCGTCGGGTACGAGCGCGCCCGTGACGTAACGGGCGGGCGCGGGCCAGTCCAGGGCCACGTCGGACTCGGAGGGCACGAGCCACCACCACCGCGCGCTGTCGGCGTACACACAGCCCACGCGGGGCAGCCGCGGCAGCAGCAGGGGACCGAAGGACGCCGGCACGGAGACCGCGTCGCACCCCAGCGGCTCGGCCATTCCCTCGGGTACGGGAAGCCGTCCGAGGGTTCCGGAGGCGGCCCGCGCGCGCCTCAGACGGACCAGTGTGTCCAGTCCCAGGACCTGAGCGGCGGGTCCCGCGGCTGACGTACCCCTCACAGCCATTCGGTCCCCGTGCCCCACGGCGTTTCCGTCCTGGTGCCCCACGCGGCGTCCGTGTCCGTCCCCGCGCCTCGCGCGGCTTCCGTGTCGGTGCCGGCACCGCGGCCTTCGGACGGTGGCTTCTTCGCGGTCCAGCCGAGGTCGGACCGGGCCGATTCGCCGCCCGTCGAGGGGCAGTGCGGCAGATCCGCCCAGACCAGCAGTCCGGGACCGGTGTCCTGGGCACCCCAGGCCCGGCACACGGCCGCGACGAGCGGCAGCCCCCGGCCGCGTTCCTCGTCGGGACGCTGCGGGGACGGGTGCGGCTCGCCCGGAGCGCAGCCCTCGTCCCGTACGGCTATCCGCACCAGGCCGTCGTTGTCGTGGAGTTCGCACACCACCCGGCTGCTCGCGCTGTGCAGGATGGCGTTGGTGACCAGCTCGGAGACGACGAGCACGGCTGTGTCACAGGTGTCGTCGGACACGGCCCAGCCGGCGAGCCGGGCGCGTGTCAGCTGCCGCGCCCGGGCGACGGAAGCCG
This region includes:
- a CDS encoding ATP-binding protein; this translates as MATVTPSAPLGTDTAEDRSGLRAIAGLRSRAARGRRFRFELAAHPASVARARQLTRARLAGWAVSDDTCDTAVLVVSELVTNAILHSASSRVVCELHDNDGLVRIAVRDEGCAPGEPHPSPQRPDEERGRGLPLVAAVCRAWGAQDTGPGLLVWADLPHCPSTGGESARSDLGWTAKKPPSEGRGAGTDTEAARGAGTDTDAAWGTRTETPWGTGTEWL